One window from the genome of Deltaproteobacteria bacterium RBG_16_64_85 encodes:
- a CDS encoding aspartate aminotransferase (catalyzes the formation of oxalozcetate and L-glutamate from L-aspartate and 2-oxoglutarate), with product MPVSPEIREAIRQGSWIRKMFEEGAFLKAKKGLENVFDFSLGNPYGDPPPLLALELARLAANPPPDLHKYMPNAGFPDVRQRVAEDLLKTTGLAYAPGLVVMTVGAAGALNVALRAILSPGDEVIVIAPYFVEYLFYVRNAGGVPVVAQSADDFQLDLEAIRAAITGRTKALLLNTPNNPTGAVYPADSLRGLSRVLSEGEVRTGGPIYVLSDEPYRKIVYPEAVFSPPAASLRNTLVAYSHSKDLNLPGERIGYLAVSPRAADAAELADACVFCNRVLGFVNAPSLMQRVVAGFQGIEADLSVYRRNREMLLTTLLGSGFSVVPPGGAFYLFPRSPVEDEMRFLAAAREENVLAVPGSGFGRKGYFRIAYCVDPETVERSLPAWKRLGSRFFGRKGGRG from the coding sequence ATGCCCGTATCCCCGGAAATCCGGGAGGCGATCCGTCAAGGGTCCTGGATCCGGAAGATGTTCGAGGAAGGCGCCTTTCTGAAGGCGAAAAAGGGGCTGGAAAACGTCTTCGATTTCTCCCTCGGGAACCCGTACGGCGATCCTCCGCCCCTGCTGGCGCTGGAACTTGCCCGGCTTGCCGCGAACCCGCCGCCGGACCTTCACAAGTACATGCCGAACGCCGGGTTCCCGGATGTCCGCCAGCGCGTGGCGGAAGACCTTCTGAAAACCACCGGGCTCGCCTACGCCCCGGGGCTGGTCGTGATGACCGTCGGGGCCGCGGGGGCGCTCAACGTGGCGCTGCGGGCGATCCTGTCTCCCGGCGACGAGGTGATCGTCATCGCCCCCTATTTCGTCGAATACCTTTTCTACGTCCGCAACGCGGGCGGGGTCCCGGTCGTTGCGCAATCCGCCGACGATTTCCAGCTCGACCTCGAGGCGATCCGCGCGGCGATCACCGGACGGACGAAAGCCCTCCTCCTCAACACCCCCAACAACCCGACCGGGGCGGTCTACCCGGCCGATTCGCTCCGGGGGCTCTCCCGCGTCCTCTCGGAGGGAGAGGTGCGCACGGGAGGGCCGATCTACGTCCTCTCCGACGAGCCGTACCGGAAAATCGTCTATCCCGAGGCGGTCTTTTCTCCGCCGGCCGCCTCGCTGCGCAATACGCTCGTGGCCTATTCCCACTCCAAGGACCTGAACCTCCCGGGGGAGAGGATCGGATACCTCGCCGTCAGCCCGCGCGCGGCGGACGCCGCCGAGCTGGCCGACGCCTGCGTGTTCTGCAACCGCGTGCTCGGGTTCGTCAACGCCCCTTCCCTCATGCAGCGGGTGGTTGCCGGGTTCCAGGGGATCGAGGCCGACCTGTCGGTCTATCGCCGGAACCGGGAAATGCTCCTCACGACCCTTCTGGGGTCGGGATTCTCCGTCGTTCCGCCCGGCGGCGCGTTCTACCTCTTTCCGCGGTCGCCCGTCGAGGACGAGATGAGGTTCCTCGCGGCGGCGCGGGAGGAAAACGTCCTGGCGGTGCCGGGGAGCGGCTTCGGCCGCAAGGGATATTTCCGGATCGCCTACTGCGTGGACCCGGAGACGGTCGAGCGTTCGCTGCCTGCGTGGAAAAGGCTGGGGAGCCGCTTCTTCGGGAGGAAGGGAGGGCGGGGTTGA